In the Sphingobacterium sp. PCS056 genome, TGGATTGTTAGATGTACAAGTACATTTGGACATGTTAAAAGTACTAGGTAAGAGCTTTGTTACTGCAGGTGATCAAGTACTTATCAAAGAAGAGACTACTGGTATAACCGTTTTAGATTGGCAAGGTAGATCAATTCGCAATACCTTATTAATTTTAGGTGCATTGACAGCACGGTTTGGAGAAGGACGTGTGCCTTTACCAGGGGGATGTAAGTTAGGAGAACGGAAATATGACTTACACGTCATGTTATTAGAAAACTTAGGTGCCAAAGTTTGGGAAGAAGATGATTATTTATGTGCGAAAGCTCCTGAAGGTGGGTTAGTTGCCAGTGAGATTCATTTGCCTATGCGTTCAACAGGTGCTACAGAAAATTCTATTTTATGTGCGTCATTAGCAAAAGGTACCACTACTATTTGGAACCCACATATCAGACCTGAGATTATGGATCTTATCGATATGCTCTCAAAGATGGGTGCTAAAATACGCGTTTATGGACAGAAATGTATTGTGGTGGAAGGTGTTCGTTCATTAAGTGGCGTAAAGCACTCCGTTATTCCTGATAATATGGAGGCATTGACTTGGGCAATCGGTTCGGTGATCACACAGGGAGAGGTTGAGATTGAAAATTTCCCTTACGAGCATTTAGAAGTACCATTAACTTATTTAAGAGAAAGTGGTATGAAAATGTATCGAGGGACTGATAGTCTTATCGTAAAAGGTGGAGAGGCATATCCTATCGAGATCAGTACAGGTCCATATCCCGGTATTAATTCAGACATGCAACCTTTATTTGCTGTTTATGGAGCTATGTGTCAGGGCGAGTCAAAAATTATCGATCTTAGATTTCCAGGAAGATATGGTTACGCAGAAGAATTAGCAAAAATGGGAATGGATTACCGTGTTGAAGGTGATTTATTGGTTATCAACGGTGGAAATAAATTAGTTGGTACAACTGTAAATGCTTTAGACCTTCGTGCAGGTATCGCCTTATTATTAGCAGGTTTGACAGCAGATGGTGTAACAGCTATTGAGAACTCTTGGCAGATACAACGCGGCTATGAAAATCTTAGTACAAAACTGAAAAACTTGGATGTTAATGTCTCTTAAAAAATTAATAAGTGTTATAAAAGAAGATTTGCAACCCAAAGCTTCTTTTATAACAAGCTATTTTTTTAGCCCTAGTTTTAATTTACTTGTTAAATTTCGCATTGGGCAGTACTTTTATTTTAAAAAGGGTGTTTTTTCATCAATAATTGCAAAATATTATAAAAATAAAATAATACGAAGAGGTTGTGATATTTCATATGGTGCATCAATTGGTAAGCGCTTAAAGTTTCCTCATCCTTTAGGAATTGTTATTGGAGATGGAGTAATTATCGGAGATGATGTTACTATTTATCAAAATGTGACATTAGGAAGTCATGGTAAGAATAAAGAATTACAAAAGGAGTATCCTGAACTAATGAAATTTGTAAAAGTTTATGCCGGTAGTATGATTATCGGTTCAGTAGTAATTGGAGAAA is a window encoding:
- a CDS encoding UDP-N-acetylglucosamine 1-carboxyvinyltransferase is translated as MNSEILKISKGRLYGNVRVSGAKNSALRLLAGSILTEEPVELNNFPNGLLDVQVHLDMLKVLGKSFVTAGDQVLIKEETTGITVLDWQGRSIRNTLLILGALTARFGEGRVPLPGGCKLGERKYDLHVMLLENLGAKVWEEDDYLCAKAPEGGLVASEIHLPMRSTGATENSILCASLAKGTTTIWNPHIRPEIMDLIDMLSKMGAKIRVYGQKCIVVEGVRSLSGVKHSVIPDNMEALTWAIGSVITQGEVEIENFPYEHLEVPLTYLRESGMKMYRGTDSLIVKGGEAYPIEISTGPYPGINSDMQPLFAVYGAMCQGESKIIDLRFPGRYGYAEELAKMGMDYRVEGDLLVINGGNKLVGTTVNALDLRAGIALLLAGLTADGVTAIENSWQIQRGYENLSTKLKNLDVNVS
- a CDS encoding serine O-acetyltransferase is translated as MSLKKLISVIKEDLQPKASFITSYFFSPSFNLLVKFRIGQYFYFKKGVFSSIIAKYYKNKIIRRGCDISYGASIGKRLKFPHPLGIVIGDGVIIGDDVTIYQNVTLGSHGKNKELQKEYPELMKFVKVYAGSMIIGSVVIGENSVIGAMSLVNVSIPENSVAYGIPVKFKNKF